AAGTTAAGGGATCAATTATTAGGTGCCGATGACAAGACTAAAGCTTTGGTTCTAAAATGGGAATCATTAGCTAACAGCGATTTAATCACTCAAATTGCTAGAGCTTTCCAACCTTTAACTGGTGCTGTTCCATACAACAAGAAAGCTGTCGATACCGCTTTAGAGGAAGTTGCTAAGATTGTTGACGTCTTCGAATCAAGATTAAAGGAATACACTTATTTAGTCACCGAAAAGATTTCTTTGGCTGATTTAGTCGGTGCTGCCATGTTCGTCAGAGGTTTCAATTACTTATTTGGTAAACAATGGAGAGCTGAACATCCAGCTATCGTCAGATGGTTCAACACTATCCTTGCTTCCCCATTCTTAAAGGATGAATACCCAGATTTCCAATTCATTGATGAACAGGTTGCTCCACcacaaaagaagaaggaaaagaatgCTGAAAAGCCAAAGGCTCAAGAAAAACCAAAAGCCCAGGAAAAGCCTGAGGAAGAAGCCCAACCAGCTGGAAAAAAACTAAAGCATCCTTTAGAACTCCTAGGTAAATCCACTTTCGTTCTTAATAAATGGAAGAGAAAGTATTTAAATGAGGACACCAGATCCGTCGCTTTACCATGGTTCTGGGAACACTACAACCCAGAAGAATACTCCTTATGGAAGGTTGAATACAAATACAACGATGAATTGACCTTAACTTTCATGTCCAACAACTTAGTCGGCGGGTTCCTCAACAGATTATATGGTTCCACCAAGTACATGTTCGGTTCCGCTGTTGTCTACGGtgaaaacaacaacaacgGTATCATTGGTGCTTTCTTAGTCAGGGGTCAAGACAATGTTCCAGCCTTCGACGTCGCTCCAGATTGGGAATCATACGCTTACACCAAATTGGACCCAACCAACGAAGAAGACAAGGAATTCGTCAACAACATGTGGGCTTGGGATAAGCCAGTCGTTGTCAACGGCGAAAACAAGGAAATTGTCGATGGTAAGGTCTTAAAATGGCCTGCTAATgtttaatatatatatttatagcttcattttgatttcactgtataattttattactACTACCCatttttcataattttatcatattgaaaaatcccgtcatagaaaaaaataatctcATCTTAAATCACTAActattatatatttgacAAGTAAAAGTCAGTTCAGCAATTATATCAGGTACTAAATCGACATGTCCAATTCATTGGAAACTATTGATTCTATTTCACAAAAAATATACGAAAATTTACTGTCTAGTATGATTCAAGACATTACCTCAATGGAATTTCATAAAAATAGACTATTAAACGCAAGATACCCTAATCTAAAACCTTATTACCACGATAGTTCTGGCAAACTGGATATTAATGGTATGGCAAAACAGCAGGAGTCATCACAGTACTTTTTCTGTTCAAATTGTAATAGGGAAGTTTCATCAAATAGATTTGCTGCACATTTGCAAAGATGTCTAAATAGAGGAGATGGAAGGCGTTAGTTCAGGTTAATACAAGGACTAacagaaaaataaatattcatttaagAAAACTTGCATTTGTGATCATGTACAATACgattattatcattattatcacCTATTCTAATATTATATTGTTCCTACTCCGtttgatattctttcaTTAGCACGAAAATACTATTTGCATGTGCATTGctacatatatataaggTACAATTAGATTTTATATAAGGAGAGTCACAATAGATAATGTGATCATTGCTGAACGTTGAGTATCTCGTAGAATACTCATAGTAGTATACACGCTGGAGACAAAGAACGGGGATAGAGGGCTAAATTTCCCTGTCAAACTTATCCATTTGCAAAACCGTGCCAGTTACACTGGTTTGATGAAAGTCAGAATATTATCGTCGACAAAAtcatatattcaaataatcgGCAATTAGTAACAATTCCAATGACATTTCTGTGGGGACCACAAATTCAGGCACATCCTCCTTCTTGACATCAACGTCTTGGTACTTCAACTTGTGTTGCAAGTATTCAGCAGCCTTCTGGACAACATGTGgttcaaaatttgttaattcaattttggaacCGTCTTTCTTAAACGGACCTTCCAGCATGGTTTTCAAGGTCGGTGAAAGTAAAGCTGCTTCAATTGATATTGTGTGCTCACTCCCATCTGACGCTACCAGATTCACTAGTCCATCAGTATCAGACATTATTTGGCGGACTTCACTATATCAGTTTGACTTGATATCAATTGATATAATCTCTTCGCATAATTCGAAAAACATTTTGTAAGGAAACAAGTAACAGCTTCAAGTAGAAAATCCATTGGATCTGCAAAGTAAGATGCAGAATTTGAGCTTCAATTGggaaaaattacaaaatgtGTTCTATAGATCAAAGACTTTGACTGAACTGAAATGGTCAACCGGAACTATGGTTGGGAACTTTgcaatatcaatttcattcataGCTATTCAAGGAAATGaatccattgaaatataCAACTATTTGGGTGAACTACTAGGTTCCCTAAAACTAAGTTTATTCCATGATATAGTTAAacttgaatttgatgaattgacGAATAATTTGATCGTTGTTTGTAGcaaatcaataaaaatagTAAAGAACTGGTCACCTCTCGAAATTGTTACGGTACAAGTTTCTGACGAAATGACGGAGCGTATATGGGATTATAAACGTAGAATTGTGATCTTTAAAGGAAGCCAGGATGTTTTCCAATTAAACTCTCAAGATAAATTGGAAATGTTGGTGGCTAACAATGagaaatttacaattttgaCTAAAGAACATTGGCATTGCAATAACGaaaaagtaataatattagaCACTGATCATGTCTTCCAGATAGATCTTATAACGACGCAGATTTCTAAATTAATTAAGAAAAGTGAATGGCATCGAGTATCAATCTCATCTGATGGCTTCATTGCTCTTTATAAtgccaaattcaataagCTACAGGTTTTCAAGGAGCCTGAGCGGATCCTTCTCGAACACAAGATAGATGGAAACCCTATAAGTATCAAATGGTGCGGCAATGATACTATTGTTTGTGCATTTGATGATGAGATCAAATTATATGGTCCACAGGGTAGCTTCGTCACTTTCTGGTATCCTGATAgcatattttcaataagaaCAGAGATTGACGgattgaaaatattcacTAAAAAGCAAATTTTATTCGTTTCAAGGGTACAGGCTTGTACTTCCAATATTTTCCGCATTGGATCAACAGAGCCAGGTGCAATGCTTCTAGATTCATGGAATCTACTTGCTGATCATGCACCAAGagctattgaaaatttaaaaaatttcaatttggcCAAGGGTGTAATGGACTGTATTGAAGCTTCAATGGAAGAATTTGATCCGCAACTACAGAAATTATTACTGAATGCTGCTTCCTTTGGAAAAAGCTCACTGCCTCACAGCACTTTTAACTCAGAAACTTTCGTTAATGCCTGCGAACTACTAAAACTGCTGAATATACTACATGATCTCGGCATTTTTATTACCAAAAGGCAGTATGATGTAATGGGTCTCAATGAAGTTATTGAGTGGTTATTAATAAGTCACAAATATTATGAAAGTATTGAAATATGTAAGCTCCTGAATCAAAAAGCCTTGTATCCCAAAGTATTTGAGCACTGGGCTTCAACAAAaatcaaactttcaaatgaccttgaagataatgaacTGTTATCAGCAATCCAAAACCAGCTCAGAGAACTTCCGGTAAATATAAGGGCCCCAATGTCCGAAGTTGCAGAATCTGCACTCTCGGAGGGTTACTTCAGTTTGGCCAGGAGTCTTGCATTATTAGATTCAGATTCTGAAGCCAAGATTATTACTTTGATCAAGTTGGACGATAATAGCCTTGCTTTAAAGGAAAGTTTGAAAACAGAAAGTCCAGAATTCGTATTGTCACTATTATTAGAgctaaaaaagaaattgacgGCGTCGCAGTTATCAAAGCTATTGATAATGGATATGTCAGAAGATCAATTATATGcatattttcaaagacATGACCAtgaattttgttttgatttctATAGACAAAGTGACAGGTACGTAGATCTTGCATATTGCCTCATAGAGCAAGGAAAGGGGCAAAACTCACTAGACTCATTTCTTCCTCAAATTAAATCACTGTATTCGAATGTAGTGAATGACCCCATTTCGAAAGATAAGTGTAATCTAATTGAGAGAGTTGAGAGTTTGAATAAGTATCAAGAGAATTTATCCGgtatattcaaaattgattttcatGGCTTAACATTAGATCAAACACTATCAAAACTCATAGGCATGCAACAGGAAAAGTATGTCAAAACGCTAATAAAAATGTTTAAGAtaaatgagaaaaaataCTACTTTACTGCTTACAAGACTTTTGTCGAactgaagaaatttgaagagGTTTATCAGTTTGCAACAAATAAGAAATCTCCAATTGGACTACTACCCCTTTACAAGAAACTTAGAAGCAAAGGTTACAAAAAAGAGGCGGCCAGATATGTTTCTTTGATACCCGACCTTTCATATGAGGAcagaaagaaaatgctCCTAGATTGTGACGGATATCAGCAGCTTATCACATTGTctataaaagaaaaagatgtcGCTGGTTTAAAAGAACTTTATAAGGCTATACCCCCAAATGAACCacagttgaaaaatatgattaCGGAGGCTATGAACAAGCTTTAATCAGCTACATTAGACGttaacaatttcttcactaTGGGTTACAAAGTTTCCAGTCACGTGCCTTTTTTTCGCCCGCTTAGGAAAATTTTGgcattttgaaaattttttgggaAGAGCAAGAGCTCATCTCATCTTTCTTGAGGCGAGAGTATTAGTAGTGAATAGTATCATAGTTAATTTCTTTAGTGAACATTCCCGTTATAACTTCAACTAGCTAAAGCTTAGACTGTAAATAATAGATAATGTCTGTGGAACAAGTTTCAGTTTCAGCTGGAAACCCAAGAACCGATAATGGTTTAGATATGAAAACATTATTCGTTAGATCCATTCCCTTCGATGTTACTGATGAGGAATTGGGtggatttttttctaattttgcACCAACAAAACACGCAGTTGTCGTTAAAGATGTTAACAAGAAATCCAGAGGTTTTGGTTTCGTTAGTTTTGCCACAGAGGAGGATACAAAAGATGCCTTGGGGAAGGCTAGAAGATCGAAACTTAACGGTAACGTATTGAGAGTTGATATtgcaaaaagaagagatcGTAATAAGAAGAATGGTGAAGAGAAAGCTATATCACTTCCCCTCGATACTATTGGCGATAAAGAAGTCGAACAAAGTGATGACGAAGAGGAAGACAGTCAATTCAAAGGTAAACCAAAGTTAATTATCAGGAACATGCCATGGAGTTGTCGTGACccaaataaattaaagaaaatttttggtagATTTGGTAACGTTGTTGAAGCTTCCATCCCTAGAAAACGTGACGGTAAGCTATGTGGTTTCGCATTTGTCActatgaaaaaaatcagcAACTGTAGACTTGCATTGGAAAACACAAAAGATCTTAAGATTGATGGTAGAAATGTTGCTGTTGATTTTGctgttcaaaaaaatagatGGGAAGATCatatgaaaaaagatgAGGAAAAAGAATCAGCCCAAGATGAATCAAGCGAAGAGGAAAGTGCAGATGAAGCTGATAGCGAAGAAAAAGAGGATGACGATAAAATTCAACTAAATTccgatgaagaaatttctggggaagaagaagatgacgaagaagaagaagaggagcCAAAAAGACCACAAAAGAATAGAAAGGAAGACTACTCTGTCTTTGTCCGTAACGTTCCATATGATGCTACAAAAGAATCATTAGTAGATCATTTCAGCAAATTTGGTCCCGTTAAGTATGCTTTACCAGTTATCGATAGAGAAACAGGATTGGCTAAAGGTACAGCATTTGTTGCATTCAGAAACGAAGAAACGTACAAATCTTGTTTGGAAAATGCACCTGCCGCAGGTAGTACATCTCTATTAATTGGTGATGATGTTTTACCTGAGTACGTTTATGAAGGTCGTGTCCTATCAGTCTCTCCAACATTGGTCAGAGAAGAAGCAAATAAGAGAGCAGAGAAAAACGCagaaaaaaggaaagaaataTTGGGTAAAGCTCCAGGTGAGCGTGATAAGCGTAACTTATACCTTTTAAATGAAGGTAGAGTTGTTGAAGGTACTAAAATGGCTGAGTTACTGACTGCAAAGGATATGGAAATAAGAGAAAAATCTTATTCCTTAAGAGTTgaacaattaaaaaaaaatccatCCTTACACTTGTCGCTAACCCGTTTGGCTATTAGAAATTTACCAAGAGCAATGACGGAGAAGGCATTGAAAGCACTTGCTCGTAAAGCTGTTGTGGAATTTGCTACGGAAGTCAAGGAGAACAAGAGACATCCGTTAagtcaagaagaaatagtaaGATCCACAAAGGAAAAATACAGATTTATGTCACCTGAAGAAATTGcaaagcaaaagaaaagagataAGAAACATGGTATCGTAAAACAGGCAAAGGTTATTATGGAGGTTAAAGGATCTTCAATTGGTAGAAGTAGAGGTTACGGTTTCGTAGAATACAAGGATCACAAACACGCATTAATGGGCTTAAGATGGTTAAACGTACATGCTGTAACGGCAGAGGAAGTATTGGAAGGTTTAACTGACGAAGAACAGAAATCTATTGACCCATCGTCGGTTAAAGGCAGACGTCTTTGTGTAGAATTTGCCTTGGATAACGCCAATGTAGttaagagaagaagagaaaatataaagCAAGCTAGAGAAGGTTTCAAAAGAAGTAGAGATGACAATGACATTGAAGGAGATGCCGCATCGGATGCTAAAAAGGCAAAGACGCAAAATGGAAATGACAATGACAGCGACGGTAAAGACGGGAAAAACCTAAGTAGCGATattaaaagattaattGGCCTtaagagaaagagaaagcaAGGTAGAAGGTAGATTTCTTAGAGAAGGTCCGAGGTCATCACACACGTCCCTTTGAAGATACTTTTATAGATaatcttttgtaaattagTATAAGCATCGAAACATTTATTATCGATGGAAGATTTCTTCGGCCCTTTTTTGTGCTTTTGATTTGCCATATGCACTAAGCTGATCGACTATGTGTGCTTGAGGTTGAACCAGAGTAATGAGAAGCAGATAATGGTTagagatatatatatttgaattaaaaaattggcATCAGTAGATACCAGTCTTTGAAGCCTTGTGTTTTTATTCCAAGAATATAGAAATACTATGCAAAAGGTAGGATTAAATAGTTAGCTTCATGCGTCTTATATAATATGATTCCGAGTAATGACTTGCTCATTTGGTTAATGTATATGACCTAGGCActattaataaaaatgaagccATTTATGATTCattttgtcatttttttctcgtGACTATCAGTCTCTTGCTGTTGCTGGAAATAGCACTTACTGTCCATTCTGCAGAAGACTATAGTGAAAGAATGAATAGTGTCCTTGTTTTCTACTAAATAAGAACTTTCGCCACAAAATGCCTGATGTGATAACAACGCTatcttctcttctttctcGAAGGCTCCTTGCTACGAGAGCTAGACTGACTGCCGCTCCCCGAAACTGCCGCCGCcgctgctgctgctgctgctaGTATTCTTCTATTTACGCCCAATCCACCCAGCGTCGAGGTTGTTGAGTTGTTTATTGTCTGTTGCTGGGGATCGAGGTTTTTATTTCTATGAATACCAAGATTCATGATATCATTATCACTAGTATGAATCCTTCTAGCCGGATATTTGTAGCTTAATCCTTCAAAAACACTCTCGCATACAGGGAAGTCGGCCTTCGTGAAATAACTATGCTCTAAGGCATCGAGAGCATCAATTCGACGAATTGGATCGTACGTTAAGAGACGGTAAAGTAAATCTAATGCATGTTTATCTCTGCCACCAGTTGAGTGATACCACGCAGGGAGGTTATCTCTATACTTTACAAACCTACCAAATTGGTCATATTCAGGATACTTGTTGAGATTCGTCCAGGTTTTCGTACTTGGTGTTCCTAACACTTCGAGAATTCGCTGTAATTGGTTAGCTTGAAATGGAACTACTTTTTTAGAGTCCATCTTCGCTTCTTCACCTTTGAATATAGGTTGTAACCCTATTAACTCAGCGAAAATACAGCCAACAGCCCATATATCAATGGCTGGTGTATAATGCCTAGCCCCCAATAATAGTTCTGGTGCTCTGTACCAAATGGTAACAACGACCTTGTCGCCAGTGTATAAAGTCTGTAGcatatttgaaaactttcttGCTAATCCCAAATCACCAATCTTAACGCATCCATCAACGGTCACCATGATATTTGCTGGCTTCAAATCTCTATGAAGAATCCAATTTTGGTGTAGGTATGAAACACCATCAAGGATTTGCCACATTATTGACCTAATCATCCTAGAAggaatcattttcttctcaGGATGAGAATGGTAATGAATTATTTGTAGTAAATCGTGCTCCGCAAATTCATATACCATATAAATACTTTTCCTTTCCAGGAAAACTTCTACCAATTTGGTTAAATGTTTATTGTTCAGCTCCCTGCATAGCGACATCTCTCTGCAGGCACTTTGTGATATTCCAGTATAATGCAGTTGCTCAACGCCTTCTTTTTcacttttgaatttcttgatagCAACGTATGCTGGTATAGGCttctttttaataaatgatTCTAGTTTCTTGAGGCCATCTGTACTCAGcccattattttttattgtatttattTCTGAAGCTCGTATTTTGTCAGTTCTTGGTATATCTCTTATggattcatttttatcgTTACTTCCAGTGGTTGATGTTCCAAGTTGTGAGCCACTAGTGGTTATACCACCAAGATTACTATTCTCACTATTCAATGTGGTACGAACTGTACCTGAGCTTTCGTTTCTTGAActtacttttcttttagCCTTATATACCTTACCATAAGTACCAGCAGCGATGTACCCTATGATTTCATACTTTTCCAGCACAGATATACGAACACTATCCTTTCTTGCTTTATAAGGACCAATAGAAAATACATCGTTATTGGCCATCAACATAGGAGATTTCCCATGGATAGCACCAGCTGTTAACTTCTTTCCCAACATTTGATGTTGTGACATTTGAGATTGTGGTTGTAAGTGACTTTGCCAGAAATCCCTCGTTAAACCCTGCAAAGActgctgctgttgtttattattttctgaaGGCTGTGAGGTCCGTTGTAAATGTTGATATATGTTATTTGACATGACTTCTTAATGCTATGTGTGGACAAGTGTGTGCTACACCTTGAGgtgaaaattttccttttattCAAAGCTATAGTACTGTCAGAGATGCACTTCGGTAATTGGAGTAAGTTTTGATTGTAAAACTTGGTAATTATAGCTATTATCGTTGAATCTTTAAGTTTCAATACCTAAGAATAATCTACTTGGCATGATCGAATTTGCAACTATATCGCGAGCAAATCTTACTGCGAATACAAGTCAAAGAAACAGTTATGAGTTGAACAAGATACAAAAGCAGTCAAAGCAGGAGTGTTTACTCAATATATGGCATACATATCAAGAATACTGAGCGATTGGGCTTTTGAACGAGCCTTCAATGATTACTATGCGGTAAGTTTCACGATTAGGCTCAAAATCACGTCTATAAATGTTATTATACAGAGTTCTTTGTTCTATATTCACGATATATCATTTCTTGAGTAGTCTTTTTAACTTATAGAATGGTACGATCAAGTATTTACCTACATAGGGAGCAGCCCAAAGACTTACGAGCATTCTCAATGGACCTATTATCTTTACAAATGCATATGAGAAAGCACCGCTTAGAATCAGTCTGTTCCTATCGAAACTGTCATATTTATCGCCAATCAATCTTTCTATTGACTCAGTACACCTGATCAGGAAGTCATTCGTGATTTCAATATTCCCTAGTATGTTGGCTTTGTAGAGAGTGTACCAGCACAGCAGAAGAGGTACAACAGCAGTCAGTTCGTGAAGTAGTACGAGAGCTGTAATGGTAGGTAATGCTCCCACTTGTGACAATTTCTTAAAATACCCAGAGAATCTGGGATTTTTCTGCAATTTAGCCAATACCTTGTATTTGCTATAAAATTTCTGCAACGCATCATTATTAGCACTTATTTTACTTGTTCCAGTCTCTCCCACTAATGATGGCCCTTGTaaatatgaagaagatCCAGAAAATGCTCTAATACCAGGCCCATGTAATGAGTAAGGTACGAAACATTTCGATTTATTAAACGATCTTATTCCTCTTAAATACTGCGGTAAGATAGAGTCGGAAGTTCTTAGAAATATGCTCATTATCTCAACAGCTACAGCCTGTCTATATACCAGTTTTAGATAGGGAATGTTTGGCATCAATGGATTGCAATATCCAGGAACTTTTTATTTGGTATTTCTCCATCAATCCCATTTTTCATCGAATACTTCTTTGGAAAACAAAACGTAAACTTAACCTTGTGGTATAATAAGCAAACCATCAATGAGAGATCTGAAGTCATTTGTGCAAGAAATGATGGACctatttatatttatttacatgTTTTATTACATTTCTGAGGTTAAAAGAACCTCGGTACATCTTTGGCAGAGTTCATcttctgatgaagatgtgTGTTTCCAACATCTGGGACATTTTGCCttttcacttttttctatttgtAGTTTGAAGTTCTTATCGCTAGAAAAAGTGGATGGTCTGTTATGTGTTGCATCTACAACGATCTCAACTTTAGCTACTTGTAATATATCACAAATTTCAGTTTCTGAGAAAGGAACACTTCTGTCATCATTAACCataatttttacaaaaagtTCAGAAGGTTTAGCTATTCCCTTCGCAGCTAACATTTTAAGTTGGTCTTTGAAAGTTCTCAAGATTTccaattcattgatttcgAAAGACTTTATCAGATCTCTTCCATTGTGACAATCTTTTGAGAAATCAGGCCATGGTAGCACCATAGGCGATTTATCCAGTTTATTTTCGATCAGAAAACTGTCAGGAATGTAGTCCCATACCTCTTGAACTAAAAGGGGCAAGATAGGAGATAATACGGCTCTATAAGCGTTTaaaatatggaaaaaaGTTGTTTGAATTTGGTTTCTCTTCAGAGAGATAAGAGAATCACTGTAAAGTGAATCCTTAGATATATCAAAGTATAACGACGACAGTTCGTTATTTAAGTGATATTGAACCATACTCAAAATcttggaaaaattatttgactCATAGCATATCTTAACTTGAGTGAGGAGCTCGTCAAGTCTGGAAATCGTGTATTTATCAATTGGCCGTAAACTATCAATAGGTAACAGTAccatattttcattgaaattcagGTTGcttaaaagaaatttaaacATTAGCCTAATTCTTTTCATGGCTTCTGAAGTGCGATTTAAAATTGTTGGCCCTATAGAAATATCATTTGTAAAATCATTTTGTGCCATCAAATATCTGATACCATCTATTCCAAGTGCAGGTAGCTTTAGCTTTTGATTACCTTTGATGATATCGTTGGGGGAGATAGTGTTTCCTATAGATTTTGACATCTTAATCCCGTCCTCATCGAGTATAAAGCCATGTGTTATCACAGACTTAAATGGGGCAGAAGAACCCTGAGTAAAAGCTGCATAAGTCAAAAGAGAACTCTGGAACCAACCTCTATGCTGATCTGAGCCTTCTAGATAAACATCTATTGCATTGAAAGGTAGCTCtaatttctcttctttctgTAATCCTAGCAAAGTTTTAtagaaatttattattacacTCCAGGA
This is a stretch of genomic DNA from Kazachstania africana CBS 2517 chromosome 8, complete genome. It encodes these proteins:
- the CAM1 gene encoding translation elongation factor EF1B gamma (similar to Saccharomyces cerevisiae CAM1 (YPL048W); ancestral locus Anc_8.498), with the translated sequence MSLGLLYSNFRARTVVPRGLVKQLNLDIKIVAPEDDEAQFAKDFPLKKVPAFVGPKGFKLTEAIAINHYLLSLSDNEKLRDQLLGADDKTKALVLKWESLANSDLITQIARAFQPLTGAVPYNKKAVDTALEEVAKIVDVFESRLKEYTYLVTEKISLADLVGAAMFVRGFNYLFGKQWRAEHPAIVRWFNTILASPFLKDEYPDFQFIDEQVAPPQKKKEKNAEKPKAQEKPKAQEKPEEEAQPAGKKLKHPLELLGKSTFVLNKWKRKYLNEDTRSVALPWFWEHYNPEEYSLWKVEYKYNDELTLTFMSNNLVGGFLNRLYGSTKYMFGSAVVYGENNNNGIIGAFLVRGQDNVPAFDVAPDWESYAYTKLDPTNEEDKEFVNNMWAWDKPVVVNGENKEIVDGKVLKWPANV
- the SGF11 gene encoding SAGA histone acetyltransferase complex subunit SGF11 (similar to Saccharomyces cerevisiae SGF11 (YPL047W); ancestral locus Anc_8.496) — protein: MSNSLETIDSISQKIYENLLSSMIQDITSMEFHKNRLLNARYPNLKPYYHDSSGKLDINGMAKQQESSQYFFCSNCNREVSSNRFAAHLQRCLNRGDGRR
- the ELC1 gene encoding elongin C (similar to Saccharomyces cerevisiae ELC1 (YPL046C); ancestral locus Anc_8.494), which gives rise to MSDTDGLVNLVASDGSEHTISIEAALLSPTLKTMLEGPFKKDGSKIELTNFEPHVVQKAAEYLQHKLKYQDVDVKKEDVPEFVVPTEMSLELLLIADYLNI
- the VPS16 gene encoding tethering complex subunit VPS16 (similar to Saccharomyces cerevisiae VPS16 (YPL045W); ancestral locus Anc_8.493), producing MQNLSFNWEKLQNVFYRSKTLTELKWSTGTMVGNFAISISFIAIQGNESIEIYNYLGELLGSLKLSLFHDIVKLEFDELTNNLIVVCSKSIKIVKNWSPLEIVTVQVSDEMTERIWDYKRRIVIFKGSQDVFQLNSQDKLEMLVANNEKFTILTKEHWHCNNEKVIILDTDHVFQIDLITTQISKLIKKSEWHRVSISSDGFIALYNAKFNKLQVFKEPERILLEHKIDGNPISIKWCGNDTIVCAFDDEIKLYGPQGSFVTFWYPDSIFSIRTEIDGLKIFTKKQILFVSRVQACTSNIFRIGSTEPGAMLLDSWNLLADHAPRAIENLKNFNLAKGVMDCIEASMEEFDPQLQKLLLNAASFGKSSLPHSTFNSETFVNACELLKLLNILHDLGIFITKRQYDVMGLNEVIEWLLISHKYYESIEICKLLNQKALYPKVFEHWASTKIKLSNDLEDNELLSAIQNQLRELPVNIRAPMSEVAESALSEGYFSLARSLALLDSDSEAKIITLIKLDDNSLALKESLKTESPEFVLSLLLELKKKLTASQLSKLLIMDMSEDQLYAYFQRHDHEFCFDFYRQSDRYVDLAYCLIEQGKGQNSLDSFLPQIKSLYSNVVNDPISKDKCNLIERVESLNKYQENLSGIFKIDFHGLTLDQTLSKLIGMQQEKYVKTLIKMFKINEKKYYFTAYKTFVELKKFEEVYQFATNKKSPIGLLPLYKKLRSKGYKKEAARYVSLIPDLSYEDRKKMLLDCDGYQQLITLSIKEKDVAGLKELYKAIPPNEPQLKNMITEAMNKL
- the NOP4 gene encoding mRNA-binding ribosome biosynthesis protein NOP4 (similar to Saccharomyces cerevisiae NOP4 (YPL043W); ancestral locus Anc_8.491) encodes the protein MSVEQVSVSAGNPRTDNGLDMKTLFVRSIPFDVTDEELGGFFSNFAPTKHAVVVKDVNKKSRGFGFVSFATEEDTKDALGKARRSKLNGNVLRVDIAKRRDRNKKNGEEKAISLPLDTIGDKEVEQSDDEEEDSQFKGKPKLIIRNMPWSCRDPNKLKKIFGRFGNVVEASIPRKRDGKLCGFAFVTMKKISNCRLALENTKDLKIDGRNVAVDFAVQKNRWEDHMKKDEEKESAQDESSEEESADEADSEEKEDDDKIQLNSDEEISGEEEDDEEEEEEPKRPQKNRKEDYSVFVRNVPYDATKESLVDHFSKFGPVKYALPVIDRETGLAKGTAFVAFRNEETYKSCLENAPAAGSTSLLIGDDVLPEYVYEGRVLSVSPTLVREEANKRAEKNAEKRKEILGKAPGERDKRNLYLLNEGRVVEGTKMAELLTAKDMEIREKSYSLRVEQLKKNPSLHLSLTRLAIRNLPRAMTEKALKALARKAVVEFATEVKENKRHPLSQEEIVRSTKEKYRFMSPEEIAKQKKRDKKHGIVKQAKVIMEVKGSSIGRSRGYGFVEYKDHKHALMGLRWLNVHAVTAEEVLEGLTDEEQKSIDPSSVKGRRLCVEFALDNANVVKRRRENIKQAREGFKRSRDDNDIEGDAASDAKKAKTQNGNDNDSDGKDGKNLSSDIKRLIGLKRKRKQGRR
- the SSN3 gene encoding cyclin-dependent serine/threonine protein kinase SSN3 (similar to Saccharomyces cerevisiae SSN3 (YPL042C); ancestral locus Anc_8.490), giving the protein MSNNIYQHLQRTSQPSENNKQQQQSLQGLTRDFWQSHLQPQSQMSQHQMLGKKLTAGAIHGKSPMLMANNDVFSIGPYKARKDSVRISVLEKYEIIGYIAAGTYGKVYKAKRKVSSRNESSGTVRTTLNSENSNLGGITTSGSQLGTSTTGSNDKNESIRDIPRTDKIRASEINTIKNNGLSTDGLKKLESFIKKKPIPAYVAIKKFKSEKEGVEQLHYTGISQSACREMSLCRELNNKHLTKLVEVFLERKSIYMVYEFAEHDLLQIIHYHSHPEKKMIPSRMIRSIMWQILDGVSYLHQNWILHRDLKPANIMVTVDGCVKIGDLGLARKFSNMLQTLYTGDKVVVTIWYRAPELLLGARHYTPAIDIWAVGCIFAELIGLQPIFKGEEAKMDSKKVVPFQANQLQRILEVLGTPSTKTWTNLNKYPEYDQFGRFVKYRDNLPAWYHSTGGRDKHALDLLYRLLTYDPIRRIDALDALEHSYFTKADFPVCESVFEGLSYKYPARRIHTSDNDIMNLGIHRNKNLDPQQQTINNSTTSTLGGLGVNRRILAAAAAAAAAVSGSGSQSSSRSKEPSRKKRR
- the MRX11 gene encoding Mrx11p (similar to Saccharomyces cerevisiae YPL041C; ancestral locus Anc_8.489) produces the protein MSIFLRTSDSILPQYLRGIRSFNKSKCFVPYSLHGPGIRAFSGSSSYLQGPSLVGETGTSKISANNDALQKFYSKYKVLAKLQKNPRFSGYFKKLSQVGALPTITALVLLHELTAVVPLLLCWYTLYKANILGNIEITNDFLIRCTESIERLIGDKYDSFDRNRLILSGAFSYAFVKIIGPLRMLVSLWAAPYVGKYLIVPFYKLKRLLKK